GCTTATGTCCATCACCCAGGGTTCCATCAGCCTGGAGCAGCTTCTGAGCAAATTTATCTTCTCCGTGACGGACAGCATCCAGAAAAACGACCGGTCGGATGGTGATAATGGCGGGTCATCCCTCAAATGATGCGGCCGGACTGGAAAGACGTGCATGGTGTGCCGATCTCCTGTCTCGAAAAGCGGCGCCTCCTCGATGAAAATGCGGCGGAGCTTGAGCAGGTGATACGGGATGCGTGGGATGACGCCCTCCTGATGGGCGTGGCACCCGCCATTATGCGGACATATCTGGAAAAACTGGTGACTGGGTTGAAGGAAGGGTCAGCTTCATGATGCGAAGGGCGCGCCGGGTAGAGGGCCGGTTGATCGCGGTGGCTCTGCTGGGGCTGATAGGTCATGTGACCGAGGGGGATACGGCCCGCGCGGCGGATCTGGTCGCGCCGCCGGTCATGTATGCGCCAAACCTCTGGCAGGGGAAGAGCGTGGCCGTCATCCGCATACTGCGCCGGGTCGACTCTCATATTGAGGAAATGACCATTCCCGTCGGGCAGGAGGGGCAATATAAAACACTGCACCTTCATGTTGAACAATGCGTTGAGAAGCCGCCGACATTGCCGCGAGACGCGGCGGCCCGCCTCTCCATCCGCGATGACACGAACCCGGATTTTCATTTCGATGGCTGGATCGTGCAGAATGCCCCCGCCCTTTCAACTTACACAAACCCGCTTTATGGCGTCAGTGTCGTGCGATGTGAGGGCAACCCGGTGGCTCCCCTGCTGGCACCTTTACCAGCACCGGTGAAGCCGGACCCGGATGCCGTCAAAAAGCCGGAAGATGCGCAGGGGCCGACCCGTGAAGCTGCCGGGCCGCAGCTTTCAAGCCCGAACTCTCAAACGCCGCAGGAGGCTGCACCTTTCGAACTCGCGCCCGGGGGGCAGGGCTTAACCGCGCCAGCCAACTCCGCCCCTTCCAGCAAGATGCCCCAGGACGCGCCGCTGCAATTGGCGCCGCCCTGAACTGACAGAAATCCTAGGCTAAAATCTCCGGATTTTCCGGCAGATCCGGAGATTTTTCCGACGCGCGACCTCTCATCGTTGCTGAAGCCGCGCAACCCATAGAAGCCGGAGAAGTTCACACAAGATGCATTCTCGCCGTGCCTCTGACCCTGCTCAAAACCCCCCTGCGCCGCCTCTCCCCCTGAATCTCGCCAAAACGGCCTTTCTCCTTGATTTCGATGGCACGCTCGTCGATATCGCGCCCACGCCGGATGCCGTGACGGTCGCGCCGGGTCTGACTGAGACATTGCAGCGCCTGAGAGCCGTAACGGGCGATGCAGTCGCGATCATCTCAGGCCGGACGATTGAGGAGATCGACCAGTTTCTACCGCACATTGTCTACGCCATCTCCGGTGAACATGGCGCAGCCTTCCGGGAAGCGCCCGACGCGGCCATCACGCATCTCGATTTACCGTCGCCGCCGCCTGAATGGTTGCGGCAGGCGCGGCAATTCGGCGCGATGCATGAAGGCAGCATCATTGAGCCGAAGAAAAACGGGCTGGTGTTGCATTATCGGAACTGCCCGGATGCCGCGGCGGTTTTTGAGCGTTTCGCGCGTGAGATCACCGCGGATCACACTGATTTTTATGTTCAACCT
This genomic stretch from Candidatus Kirkpatrickella diaphorinae harbors:
- a CDS encoding DUF2155 domain-containing protein, whose protein sequence is MMRRARRVEGRLIAVALLGLIGHVTEGDTARAADLVAPPVMYAPNLWQGKSVAVIRILRRVDSHIEEMTIPVGQEGQYKTLHLHVEQCVEKPPTLPRDAAARLSIRDDTNPDFHFDGWIVQNAPALSTYTNPLYGVSVVRCEGNPVAPLLAPLPAPVKPDPDAVKKPEDAQGPTREAAGPQLSSPNSQTPQEAAPFELAPGGQGLTAPANSAPSSKMPQDAPLQLAPP
- the otsB gene encoding trehalose-phosphatase, whose translation is MHSRRASDPAQNPPAPPLPLNLAKTAFLLDFDGTLVDIAPTPDAVTVAPGLTETLQRLRAVTGDAVAIISGRTIEEIDQFLPHIVYAISGEHGAAFREAPDAAITHLDLPSPPPEWLRQARQFGAMHEGSIIEPKKNGLVLHYRNCPDAAAVFERFAREITADHTDFYVQPAKMAWEIRSKGVDKGKALRRIMSLPKFRDKLPIFVGDDKTDIDGVHAAQAMGGKGYLIPEDFATSDIFRAWLRHCAEMRP